The Toxorhynchites rutilus septentrionalis strain SRP chromosome 1, ASM2978413v1, whole genome shotgun sequence genome contains the following window.
catctcagtgcgaaactaatagctttcggggcgaacctagtgcgacactaggttgaaactgaacaaaaactaaTTCGCCATTAGTGTCTTGCAAGAGAATGTATTCCTTCTTACACCACTTCTATTGATTGTGTCGCAGGAATTCCAGTCGCTCGCGCTCTctttcgcgtacatgtcgaccataaattgttgacaCAGCTCTTGACAACGTAGAATGAGGTTTTCCTGACCGCGTTAAAACATCATATGATATACATAgaaatccatcgagcgcactcTCTTGCTTGTTTCATCTCCTCTATCCATAATATTCATAAACACTAATTCAAAAAGAGTAATGATGTTTATAGTGAATGAAGTTCCTATGACAGGATCTTGTTGCTAAATACTTGTGCAATATCCGTCTTGTGCTTGCAGACGGATTTTtcgtccaattttttttctgatttgcaCATTGGTCATTCATAttgtagagcttgtcactcagaatacattagAGGCGTGTTGCTTGGCATAAAAATCACAACAAAAATGACGCAGGACCGCAATCCGAGCATGTGTGCATTTGATGAATTGAATTgatgaatttcaataattcattgtgctcattcaataaGGATTCATTCTCGCCTGTGATACGTCAGGCTTTAGGCTAATTGAGGTTACTTGGGCATATGTGGATGGAAGTTCTATTAAGCAGACGTAGCGTCATTTTTCATTTAACAACGTAGATAAAttcgttttgtttgaaaaacgatcGGCGGATAAATGTATTATTTAGATATtgtttataaaaatatttaaatcacGATGGGAAAATAGGGAATGGGGGTTAGAGAATAAAATATGGTGGTTTTATGTATACTTTGAAGTCAAGAAGGAgtttgaccacgaacatcgtgacaccaGATTTATATATAGAGTGACTCAaacccgtaatcgtactccaccatgcagatctcttttcccttcttttgaaagtcgaaaacaagctttaggAACATTCTATATAGATAAAGTCATAGTCATAGTCATACGAGagtatctacgagttttttttggtatattcgGAAagaatatttatcaatttttccatcaagttgttttcaaaatcattatttttagaaattttatggtttcataattttctacacagataacttccccagttttttactgggattggtggcgaaagattgtggaggaaaatcaataacttttaagtaattgtaatgtaacgaTCTGCGAACcttatatgtcttgagctctagGTTATTGTCTTGGTAAAACTTGTATCCTCGATTTCATCTCATTTTGTTggcactttgcttcatattttccttcaggatgttcaagtaaacattctgatccattacactttccataaaaaacaaattgagcaaacaaaaagtttgtaatgtgcctaGGAAGGGCAACTTGAATGACCGAGTACAgagggacaaaaaaaaaacagtaactCCAATTATTCCAAACAGCTtgaaacacatcaatgtcttactggtGAGATGTTATTTCCGCAGATGGGTcctaatttgataatttttactcCGATGGTTATCGTTTCGTATAAAGGAAGCCAACGATGAATTAAACAATGAATCTGGACAGGAATCtggaattgtccaatttcaaacgcttattgctcagtcatttcatgatggattgatgaaatttttgcgtcaatcgatttcggcactccataacatttttttatattgaataaaataatatatgtcatgaaactaactatcgaacaattaaaaaatctcaacccctatactAACGGAAATATCTACTTTTAATTGGTCGAaactgacgacacatgcggcggttccctaacagcgacatcaaaatcaagcagcctggaagaaattgacattgcaaatacatgaaagtagggggaactttcgttcctaccgaaatgtgcatcataaccaaggtgcccgagggaaatcggcattgcaaatatatgcaagtcgggggcatttttgtatggcaagtagggtgagtgatacgtttaattctagcaaataaaatttaaatttgaaactttaatgctggttgcttcgtgaaatttcatatcagtgACCGACCGTGtactgtgaaaaatttagcacaagtgtaattgtaaaactgtatatggtagcagttgtgttaaaaatgactggATATATAAAACGATTCATTttagtttaagctgtctgttctgttgtgttcattttcacccaaggaaaggtcatgcggcgagaaaaaattggaaaagtggagaaatattcaaaaaagtgatttctcatatgctctacatatcgtattaggtgttgttagtccaattaaaattcgtattgggttgaataaacactcagaaagtaaaaattatagaacaaaattactttttcaatttcaaatatgttttctctatattcaaataacatgtttttactgatgagaaaaaagtgATAATTATGTTCGGCATTGGTAATTGtcgtatattacattggtgagttttttttctttatttcatccatacctaagacaagacgtgacaactggcttcttactcttctttctgcattttcttcgaccaagtgctagataacagggaagcgagatgtgaaggttgccaaatgttataaaatttcggatgattattttcccatgaaaaacatgtgttcttcgtatcatgtattttctgagttgcataattttttttgtattaatcttccaaccgaatatcacatattttaaacaataagtattttcctgttattttggtatccaaaaaataaaatgtgaagagataaagtaacgtagaaaacgtagatttgatagtaggtgtatgatatgttgaaatatatgaattaaattcaaagttcattttttttatcaagagattacgggccttaccgtttacacttcaagatgaaaacggaatggacgacacgccattaaatttcgttttacgagttagagaaaatgatgggttttcaggtagaatgaacactcttcaaatagaaattatgaatgaaaattaacttctccgtatcatattagtgttgattgtgaatggaaaactttgctttcttcatttggtaaaataatctcgcacaaaaattgtatctgaagataattttatattataatgagtagttttagtgagaatatcggaaagtgtatagaaaacaggtcaagttagggtaagaaagacgttcttcaagtaaataaataacgccaagtaaaaattttcattcaggttttaacaatttaaaagtgccttcgggccgagtagtaagacttgttaaaagcttatttcgtttccagatatcgataccgtatctctgtcatcgcggataaacttcaattcgtttttaccgtggagtgtatacggaaataaggccttataatttaactttgatatcgttcaaatactaacagtactgaaatattgataaaatcatacattcccaaataataacatagcgtttattcaggtttttttctgtaggtatgtatggtttattcaagttccaatatgattttaaatacttttctgctgccttggttgttatttgttattagattataattatattgctaactgctttatggttggaaaataattgaatgctcttctctgttaggtcgctgctattatgctatgctagatggcaaaataatcccgaaaagatgtagggtggaaattccgatgcaatgtttccttctcttcgggaacaccggacgtaatagaaacgaaaatatacaaaaaaaatccattatagaaattatcgctaaattgaaatgtgaatgcaacaattattcaattttgaatatatttggcaacactgtgaaaatgttggaaatcccatttttgtatattcatctttgttaattattttactcattagccaatcagaaggcgagttgcaagtggtccgagtttgacagaagtggtggtccggaatcggccccctattgtcatgtctcgtctcagatccatacataacacaggaggcatctcgtctagggtcacagaggggcGTTTTCATCATATATTATACCACTTcgacatcttttatctgatacgcaccacccaacgactgtttaccatacttctgtcatcatcactcggtaaacactggtggagtgaacaaacaatacccaacaaccaaacaaaagtgcccttttcagggccaccaaatcattatcaaagagtttaacgatgtaactcttcaaatatatccaaaatcaacagatagcctaacggaatcctacgtcaaccatgcggtcgtgtcttggatacggtcctcctgtgactttttgtttttgagCTCTTGGCACGCGAGAAAATTTAGCAACTTTTTCCTGGCTGCTGCatagaatttaattttaaatgaTAAACTTCATAATTTTTCCCAGCTTTCTTAAATCATCTCGCCACTCCATATTCTACACTGATCAGTTCGGCACTCGCTTTACGcaggaaatcaacattgcgttTTCAGGGGTAGGCTTATGTCTACCGACAGCCTATGAGAGCTGTCATCAAATGTCAAAGACAGACAACATCCATTCTTTCTTTTTCCGGCTATCGTATGGAATAGTTGTCACACATTTCCTTCAAGGTGAATTTTAGTGATTTTACCAGTGAAAACTTGCAAAAATAATCCTCCAAGTTGGTGTAAATCGTTGTTGGGTGGTTTTTCTGTTGAAAAAGAGACATTTTTGTGTGCGGCGGATTCGCTCTGTGGCCTAAACATGAAACTGAAGTCCGAGTGGCATTCAAACGCTGGATGTTTATACGAGCAGTGAACAACACCAATTTACACTAACCTCTGCTCGAACAAGTTCAAGTTTTTGCGATGACGAATTTAACGATGAATCAATTTTTCCGCCGCAGATGTTTATGCCCAAAGCTCACCGCGTCGCGATCTACGAGTACCTCTTCAAGGAGGGAGTACTGGTGGCCCAGAAGGATTTCTATGCCCCCAAGCATCCAGAGCTGGAGAACATCCCGAACCTGCACGTCATAAAGACGATGCAGTCGCTGAAGTCGAAGAACTTCGTGAAGGAGCAGTTCGCCTGGCGTCACTACTACTGGTACCTCACGAATGAGGGCATCGAGTATCTGCGCTCGTACCTGCATCTGCCCCCGGAGATTGTCCCGTCGACTCTGAAGCGTGCCGCCCGGACGGAACCACAGCGCGCCCGCGCTGGACAGGCTGGACCCCGTTCCGGAGATGGACCGAAGGGTGGAGAGGACCGACAGGCTTACCGTCGTACCCAGCAGGCTGGTGGCCCGGACAAGAAGGGCGATGTTGGCGCCGGAGCCGGAGATGTTGAATTCGTAAGTATTCTCGCaaatagttttgttttgttgctgCGATTAATCActttcttttcatttgtttacagCGTGGAGGATTCGGTCGTGGAGCGAAGCCACAGTAAAACATGGAAAACGCTTGTCTGTGTAAAGTTAATAATAAACATAAGATATAACAAACAGTAACAAGCAATGTTTTATGACGGTGGTCAATGGAGAAAATTTCTGTAATGAGCTCTTGCTGGTGTGTCCTCATTATCTGGCTCCTGAAAGAGTTTATTCACAATTTTATTGGAAGAAGAATTGGCAAGAGTGAACCATGATTCATTCGCTTTTCGTTTATAGAACTATCTTCGTAACGTTTTGCGAAGACTTC
Protein-coding sequences here:
- the LOC129777418 gene encoding 40S ribosomal protein S10b, whose amino-acid sequence is MFMPKAHRVAIYEYLFKEGVLVAQKDFYAPKHPELENIPNLHVIKTMQSLKSKNFVKEQFAWRHYYWYLTNEGIEYLRSYLHLPPEIVPSTLKRAARTEPQRARAGQAGPRSGDGPKGGEDRQAYRRTQQAGGPDKKGDVGAGAGDVEFRGGFGRGAKPQ